One window of Microbacterium sp. 1S1 genomic DNA carries:
- a CDS encoding YihY/virulence factor BrkB family protein, producing the protein MADTDTRDSENRSAAPARPGLVARITGPIIAWALARRPVRAALLYTERRGPMLADSVTYRALFSVFAGVLLGFSLAALWLSGNPDAWRAIIDAVQSAVPGLIGEDGVISTKDLRAPASFSIAGIISLVALVGAALGAIGSLRTAIRTIAGTIQSDILWIWVIIRNLLLGVGIGLAFVLAAGVTFIGQLGVTWIGDLLGVPSDSPLLAWTVRILSLLVVFILDAALIVGAFLLLSGVRPAARSLWAGAFLGAFGLIVLQQLSGLFVGGATSNPLLASFASLLALLIWLQLSTQVILVACAYIVTAEEERGDRLHERYGARTFVQRRLQRAEVDVKIATAELRDAQRAAAEENGTAEKG; encoded by the coding sequence GTGGCAGACACCGACACCCGAGACTCCGAGAACCGCTCCGCAGCCCCGGCACGACCGGGACTCGTCGCCCGCATCACCGGACCGATCATCGCCTGGGCACTGGCCCGGCGCCCGGTCAGGGCGGCACTGCTCTACACCGAGCGCCGCGGCCCGATGCTCGCGGACAGCGTGACCTACCGCGCCCTGTTCAGCGTCTTCGCGGGCGTGCTGCTCGGCTTCTCCCTCGCTGCTCTCTGGCTCTCCGGCAATCCGGACGCCTGGCGGGCCATCATCGATGCCGTGCAGTCGGCAGTCCCCGGGCTCATCGGTGAGGACGGTGTGATCAGCACGAAGGACCTCCGGGCCCCGGCATCATTCTCGATCGCCGGGATCATCTCTCTCGTCGCTCTCGTGGGGGCCGCGCTGGGTGCCATCGGGTCTCTCCGCACCGCCATCCGTACCATCGCCGGCACGATCCAGTCCGACATCCTGTGGATCTGGGTCATCATCCGCAACCTGCTCCTGGGCGTCGGCATCGGGCTCGCCTTCGTTCTCGCCGCCGGGGTCACGTTCATCGGCCAGCTCGGCGTCACCTGGATCGGGGACCTGCTCGGCGTACCGTCGGATTCGCCGCTGCTCGCGTGGACGGTCCGGATCCTGTCGCTGCTGGTGGTCTTCATCCTGGACGCGGCCCTCATCGTCGGCGCGTTCCTCCTGCTCTCCGGGGTGCGCCCCGCGGCGCGGTCGCTCTGGGCGGGCGCGTTCCTCGGCGCCTTCGGCCTGATCGTGCTGCAGCAGCTCTCCGGACTCTTCGTGGGGGGCGCGACGAGCAACCCGCTGCTCGCCTCCTTCGCGTCGCTGCTCGCCCTGCTGATCTGGCTGCAGCTGTCCACGCAGGTCATCCTCGTCGCCTGCGCCTACATCGTCACGGCCGAGGAGGAGCGTGGCGATCGACTCCACGAGCGGTACGGCGCGCGCACCTTCGTCCAGCGCCGACTGCAGCGCGCGGAGGTCGACGTCAAGATCGCCACGGCCGAGCTCCGCGACGCCCAGCGCGCGGCGGCCGAGGAGAACGGCACGGCTGAGAAGGGATGA
- the lysA gene encoding diaminopimelate decarboxylase yields the protein MLDSAATLAPDWLVIPDDPNDLAAGVWPASARRDEDGSLVLAGVPAPELVRTYGTPLLVLDEDEVRRRARAFREAFDRAAAAHGTVAQVYYAGKAFLCTTVARWVVDEGLRIDVCTGGELEVALAAGVAPASLGFHGNNKSVAELERAVALGVGTIVVDSAIEIERLAAITARTDAVQRVMVRVISGVHAETHDFLATAHEDQKFGFPLSEAETAVARIREIPGLEFAGLHCHIGSQIFGVAGFRESASRVLELHAALLEDGPVPQLNLGGGFGIAYTRVDDPTPIDELADGIVAAVAEGCAARGIPVPALSFEPGRAIVGTAGVTLYEVGTTKDVTVASGATRRYVSVDGGMSDNARTALYGASYSARLASRTGTGDPQLSRVVGKHCESGDIVVDHEFLPGDVAPGDLLAVPATGAYCASLASNYNHVPRPPIVAVRDGHSRLIVRGETVHDLLARDAGIDGAHAPEGAR from the coding sequence GTGCTCGACTCTGCCGCCACGCTCGCTCCGGACTGGCTCGTCATCCCCGACGATCCGAACGATCTCGCGGCTGGGGTCTGGCCGGCGTCGGCGCGGCGGGACGAGGACGGATCGCTCGTTCTCGCCGGTGTCCCCGCGCCTGAGCTCGTCCGGACCTACGGCACCCCGCTGCTCGTGCTCGACGAGGACGAGGTGCGCCGACGCGCCAGGGCCTTCCGCGAAGCGTTCGACCGCGCCGCCGCCGCACACGGAACGGTCGCACAGGTGTACTACGCGGGCAAGGCCTTCCTGTGCACGACCGTCGCCCGGTGGGTCGTCGACGAGGGGCTCCGCATCGACGTGTGCACCGGAGGCGAACTCGAGGTGGCGCTCGCCGCGGGCGTCGCCCCGGCCTCGCTCGGTTTCCACGGCAACAACAAGTCGGTGGCGGAACTGGAGCGCGCGGTCGCGCTCGGCGTCGGCACGATCGTCGTCGACAGCGCGATCGAGATCGAGCGTCTGGCCGCCATCACCGCCCGCACCGACGCGGTGCAGCGCGTGATGGTCCGGGTGATCAGCGGCGTCCACGCCGAGACCCACGATTTCCTCGCCACCGCCCACGAGGACCAGAAGTTCGGCTTTCCGCTCTCGGAGGCGGAGACCGCCGTGGCCCGGATCCGCGAGATCCCGGGCCTGGAGTTCGCAGGCCTGCACTGCCACATCGGCTCCCAGATCTTCGGCGTGGCCGGCTTCCGGGAGTCCGCGTCGCGCGTGCTGGAGTTGCACGCGGCGCTGCTCGAGGACGGCCCGGTACCGCAGCTGAACCTCGGTGGCGGCTTCGGTATCGCCTACACCCGGGTCGACGACCCCACTCCCATCGACGAGCTGGCCGACGGCATCGTGGCGGCGGTGGCCGAGGGATGTGCCGCGCGCGGCATCCCCGTGCCCGCGCTCTCCTTCGAGCCCGGTCGCGCGATCGTCGGCACGGCGGGGGTCACCCTCTACGAGGTCGGCACGACGAAGGACGTCACGGTGGCCTCCGGGGCGACCCGTCGCTACGTCAGCGTCGACGGCGGCATGAGCGACAACGCTCGGACGGCCCTCTACGGCGCCAGCTATTCCGCCCGGTTGGCCTCGCGCACGGGGACGGGCGATCCGCAGCTCAGCCGCGTGGTCGGCAAGCACTGCGAGTCCGGCGACATCGTCGTCGACCACGAGTTCCTGCCAGGCGACGTCGCACCGGGCGATCTGCTCGCGGTGCCGGCGACCGGTGCCTACTGCGCCTCGCTCGCGAGCAACTACAACCACGTCCCGCGGCCGCCGATCGTGGCGGTCCGTGACGGGCACTCGCGCCTGATCGTCCGCGGCGAGACCGTCCACGACCTGCTGGCCCGAGACGCGGGCATCGACGGGGCACATGCCCCCGAGGGAGCACGATGA
- a CDS encoding homoserine dehydrogenase, translating to MTDYRRLRVALLGAGAVGSQVAALLLRHGDELADRAGAALELAGIAVRNLDAPRDVELPKELFTTDAESLILGADIVIELIGGIEPARSNILQAIGSGADVVTANKALLATHGPELFEAADRVGASVYYEAAAAGAIPIIRPLRDSLAGDRVVRIMGIVNGTTNYILDRMDTEGADFADVLADAQRLGYAEADPTADVEGYDAAQKAAILASLAFHTAVPLDAVHREGITSITASMIEEARAAGFVIKLLAVCERIEANGAESISVRVYPALVPVSHPLASVHGANNAVFVEAEAAGSLMFYGAGAGGVQTASAVLGDVVSAARRHIAGGVGVGESTRANLPVVPIGHVTTRYQITLEVSDAPGVLATVASILSDGGVSVATVVQTVEGEDEPTARLIIGTHRATEQALSDTVDVLAESDVVARVVSVLRVEGE from the coding sequence ATGACTGACTACAGACGACTTCGCGTGGCGCTGCTGGGCGCCGGAGCCGTCGGCTCCCAGGTGGCGGCCCTCCTGCTCCGCCACGGCGACGAGCTCGCCGACCGGGCGGGGGCCGCGCTGGAACTCGCCGGCATCGCCGTCCGAAACCTCGATGCCCCCCGCGACGTCGAGCTGCCGAAGGAGCTCTTCACGACGGATGCCGAGTCGCTCATCCTCGGCGCCGACATCGTGATCGAGCTCATCGGCGGCATCGAGCCCGCCCGCTCGAACATCCTGCAGGCGATCGGCTCCGGTGCAGACGTGGTCACGGCCAACAAGGCGCTGCTGGCCACCCACGGCCCCGAGCTGTTCGAAGCCGCGGACCGCGTCGGCGCCTCGGTGTACTACGAGGCGGCCGCCGCGGGGGCCATCCCGATCATCCGTCCGCTGCGGGACTCGCTCGCCGGCGACCGGGTGGTGCGCATCATGGGCATCGTCAACGGCACCACGAACTACATCCTCGACCGGATGGACACCGAGGGTGCCGACTTCGCCGACGTGCTCGCCGATGCGCAGCGCCTCGGGTATGCGGAGGCCGACCCGACTGCCGACGTCGAGGGCTACGACGCCGCGCAGAAAGCCGCGATCCTCGCCAGCCTCGCCTTCCACACCGCCGTGCCGCTGGACGCCGTGCACCGAGAAGGCATCACCTCGATCACCGCGTCGATGATCGAGGAGGCGAGGGCGGCCGGCTTCGTCATCAAGCTGCTCGCGGTCTGCGAGCGGATCGAGGCCAACGGTGCGGAGTCCATCTCCGTGCGGGTCTATCCGGCCCTCGTCCCCGTCTCGCACCCGCTCGCCTCCGTGCACGGAGCGAACAACGCCGTCTTCGTCGAGGCTGAGGCCGCCGGCTCCCTCATGTTCTACGGAGCGGGGGCGGGCGGCGTGCAGACGGCCTCCGCCGTCCTGGGTGACGTCGTCTCGGCCGCACGCCGGCACATCGCGGGCGGCGTCGGGGTGGGTGAGTCCACGCGCGCGAACCTGCCCGTCGTGCCCATCGGCCACGTCACCACGCGGTACCAGATCACCCTCGAGGTCTCGGACGCCCCCGGCGTGCTGGCCACCGTCGCGAGCATCCTCAGCGACGGAGGCGTGTCCGTCGCCACCGTCGTGCAGACCGTCGAGGGGGAGGACGAGCCGACCGCACGTCTCATCATCGGAACGCACCGCGCGACCGAACAGGCGCTCAGCGACACTGTGGACGTGCTCGCCGAGAGCGATGTCGTCGCCCGTGTGGTATCCGTGCTCCGGGTGGAAGGCGAGTGA